From a single Lolium rigidum isolate FL_2022 chromosome 7, APGP_CSIRO_Lrig_0.1, whole genome shotgun sequence genomic region:
- the LOC124672289 gene encoding coniferyl alcohol acyltransferase-like, with the protein MIANAWSELARSGMIAAAPNLDCSVFRPRAPPTYSSSVGKLFMPLERERLVNALTASVSKVGRTYYVEEQDLAMLRAQAGGRATLLEAVCAYIWKVFAAVVGSSDEKCRMGWWVDGRRRRRLTTAAPAAMRNYVGNVITYAVAEASMEGIRRLPLPGVASMVRESIKSAVNDEHFQELLDWVEQGCGEVRRDGDCRGGWVARC; encoded by the coding sequence ATGATCGCCAACGCGTGGTCCGAGCTCGCGCGGTCCGGGATGATTGCCGCGGCGCCGAACCTCGACTGCTCGGTGTTCCGCCCTCGCGCACCGCCGACCTACAGCAGTTCGGTGGGGAAATTGTTCATGCCGCTGGAGCGTGAGCGTCTTGTCAACGCCCTGACGGCTAGTGTCTCCAAGGTCGGGCGTACCTACTACGTCGAGGAGCAGGACCTCGCCATGCTTCGCGCCCAGGCGGGCGGCCGCGCAACCCTTCTGGAAGCGGTGTGTGCGTACATATGGAAGGTGTTCGCTGCCGTGGTGGGCTCGTCCGACGAGAAATGTCGCATGGGCTGGTGGGTTgacgggcgccggcgccggcgtctcaccaccgccgccccggcggcgatGCGCAACTACGTCGGGAACGTCATAACGtatgcggtggcggaggcgagcaTGGAAGGGATCAGGCGGTTGCCGCTCCCGGGAGTTGCGTCGATGGTGCGTGAGTCAATCAAGTCGGCGGTTAACGACGAGCACTTCCAGGAGCTGCTGGACTGGGTGGAGCAAGGGTGCGGCGAAGTACGTCGAGACGGCGACTGTCGGGGTGGGTGGGTAGCCCGGTGCTGA
- the LOC124670612 gene encoding peroxidase 3-like, with the protein MASCTRFLIFAVAASLLASFARADLQYDFYNTSCPGVETLVRDALTEVFAADSTVRAGLLRLHFHDCFVRGCDASIMINSNNGTAEKNADPNLTLRGYEVIEAIKVKVEAACPLVVSCADIMAMAARDAVKFSEGPDYLVETGRRDGNVSMMADALSDLPPADGNVTVLTKVFAVKNLTMKDLVVLSGAHTLGVAHCPSFSYRVHNYTGVGDEDPSMEPEYAEGLNATCAPDNYASVVPLDAVTTNEFDLGYFQSVYAGKGLLGSDDALRHDSLTGAYVSLMNNASSLDTFFADFAVSMINMGRVGVLTGTDGEIRATCGIYVD; encoded by the exons ATGGCGTCTTGCACCAGGTTCCTGATCTTCGCTGTGGCGGCCAGCCTACTGGCGAGCTTTGCGCGGGCGGACCTGCAGTACGATTTCTACAACACGTCGTGCCCGGGGGTGGAGACGCTTGTGCGCGATGCGCTCACGGAGGTCTTCGCCGCCGACTCCACCGTCCGCGCCGGCCTGCTCCGCCTCcacttccacgactgcttcgtccGGGGCTGCGATGCCTCCATCATGATCAACTCCAACAACGGCACCGCCGAGAAGAACGCCGACCCCAACCTAACGCTGCGCGGCTACGAGGTGATCGAGGCCATCAAGGTCAAGGTCGAGGCCGCCTGCCCGCTCGTCGTCTCCTGCGCTGACATCATGGCCATGGCTGCGCGCGACGCCGTCAAGTTT AGCGAAGGGCCAGATTATCTGGTGGAGACCGGGCGTCGGGACGGCAACGTCTCCATGATGGCGGATGCCCTCAGCGACCTGCCACCGGCCGACGGCAACGTCACCGTTCTCACCAAGGTCTTCGCCGTCAAGAACCTCACCATGAAGGACCTAGTCGTCCTCTCCG GCGCGCACACGCTCGGGGTGGCGCACTGCCCGTCGTTCTCGTACCGGGTGCACAACTACACCGGCGTCGGCGACGAGGACCCGTCGATGGAGCCGGAGTACGCGGAGGGTCTGAACGCGACGTGCGCGCCGGACAACTATGCGAGCGTGGTGCCTCTGGACGCGGTCACCACCAACGAGTTCGACCTGGGCTACTTCCAGTCCGTGTACGCCGGCAAGGGGCTGCTCGGCTCCGACGACGCGCTGCGCCACGACAGTCTCACGGGGGCCTACGTCAGTCTCATGAACAACGCGTCCTCCCTCGACACCTTCTTCGCCGACTTCGCCGTTTCCATGATCAACATGGGCAGGGTTGGCGTCCTCACCGGGACCGACGGCGAGATCAGAGCGACCTGCGGCATCTACGTCGACTGA